One genomic region from Grus americana isolate bGruAme1 chromosome 15, bGruAme1.mat, whole genome shotgun sequence encodes:
- the METTL9 gene encoding protein-L-histidine N-pros-methyltransferase isoform X4: MRLWLGWLCCYTLFLWVLRRRMWSGPARYLRSPLSRSLYVNMMGSHSQPAPGARENHQWYVCNTEQLSESLQPIFVQSYLDQGTQIFLNNSIEKSGWLFIQLYHSFVSSIFSLFMSRTSINGLLGRGSMFVFSPEQFQRLLKINPEWKSHRLLDLGAGDGEVTKVMSPHFEEIYATELSETMIWQLQKKKYRVLGINEWQNTGFQYDVISCLNLLDRCDQPLTVLKDIRSVLEPTRGRVILALVLPFHPYVENENNKLEEK; this comes from the exons ATGAGACTGTGGctgggctggctgtgctgctaCACCCTGTTCCTGTGGgtgctgaggaggaggatgtggTCTGGCCCTGCCAGGTACCTGAGGAGTCCTTTATCCAGGTCCCTCTACGTGAATATGATGGGcagccacagccagccagccccggGCGCCAGGGAGAACCACCAG TGGTATGTCTGCAACACAGAACAGTTGTCGGAATCCCTTCAGCCTATTTTTGTCCAGAGTTATCTTGACCAAGGAACACAGATCTTCTTAAACAACAGCATTGAGAAATCAGGCTGGCTGTTTATCCAGCTCTATCACTCTTTTGTGTCCTCAATTTTTAGCCTCTTTATGTCTAGAACGTCTATCAATGG gctgctgggaaggggCTCAATGTTTGTGTTTTCCCCAGAACAATTTCAAAGACTGcttaaaataaatccagaatGGAAATCCCACAGACTTCTCGATTTAGGGGCTGGGGATGGAGAAGTCACTAAAGTCATGAGTCCTCACTTTGAAGAAATCTATGCCACTGAATTGTCTGAAACTATGATATGGCAGCTTCAGAAGAAGAAGTACAG AGTGCTTGGTATAAATGAATGGCAAAACACAGGATTTCAGTATGATGTTATCAGCTGTTTGAATTTGCTGGATCGCTGTGATCAACCACTGACTGTATTAAAAGATATTAGAAGTGTACTGGAGCCAACTAGAGGCAGAGTCATTCTGGCATTAGTTCTGCCATTTCACCCATATGTGGAAAATG aaaataacaaattagaagaaaaataa
- the IGSF6 gene encoding immunoglobulin superfamily member 6, giving the protein MASFNNLKNVLMLAIDWILYSAGAADTCQVKVTQPRFQEADSSMQTVFLSCAFSASGCSLFPPQVLWFRFLTNKHEDLCIPECKKQQKFKVHFFSEKNISLQINDLTVDDNAVYICGISFSNSSSPRAKQTGDGTVLTKTGEEMQHGNGKLVFIFLIIASSLMFLYSTTVFTFFAVYKLKPKLLKKSRNEDQRTENCKINSGRKIFQAIAQELQKQKYAERYRQPDDLEDDNVYQNR; this is encoded by the exons ATGGCATCTttcaacaatttaaaaaatgtgctaATGCTGGCAATTGACTGGATTCTGTACAGTGCTG GTGCTGCAGATACCTGCCAAGTCAAGGTAACACAACCCAGATTTCAGGAAGCTGACTCCTCCATGCAAACTGTGTTCCTATCATgtgctttctctgcctctggatgctccttgttcccacctcaAGTTCTATGGTTTCGCTTTTTAACTAACAAACATGAGGATTTGTGTATTCCTGAgtgcaaaaagcagcagaagttcaaagtacattttttttcagaaaaaaacatttcacttcAGATCAATGATCTGACTGTAGATGACAATGCTGTTTATATCTGTGGAATATCATTTTCAAATTCAAGTTCACCGCGTGCTAAACAAACAGGAGATGGAACAGTACTAACGAAAACAG GAGAGGAAATGCAGCACGGCAATGGAAAACTCGTCTTCATCTTCCTGATCATCGCCTCATCCTTAATGTTTCTATACAGCACTACTGTATTCACATTCTTTGCAGTCTACAAG TTAAAACCAAAGCTgctaaagaaaagcaggaacGAAGACCAAAGAACAGAGAACTGT aaaatCAATAGTGGACGAAAAATTTTTCAAGCGATTGCCCAAGAACTTCAAAAGCAGAAGTATGCTGAACGTTACCGACAGCCT GATGATTTGGAAGATGACAATGTTTATCAGAACAGATGA
- the METTL9 gene encoding protein-L-histidine N-pros-methyltransferase isoform X2 produces MRLWLGWLCCYTLFLWVLRRRMWSGPARYLRSPLSRSLYVNMMGSHSQPAPGARENHQWYVCNTEQLSESLQPIFVQSYLDQGTQIFLNNSIEKSGWLFIQLYHSFVSSIFSLFMSRTSINGLLGRGSMFVFSPEQFQRLLKINPEWKSHRLLDLGAGDGEVTKVMSPHFEEIYATELSETMIWQLQKKKYRVLGINEWQNTGFQYDVISCLNLLDRCDQPLTVLKDIRSVLEPTRGRVILALVLPFHPYVENGGTGCVASQEKDPVQEHDLVRNFQHKVGTTSSRRNHRLILLGNPSIFSF; encoded by the exons ATGAGACTGTGGctgggctggctgtgctgctaCACCCTGTTCCTGTGGgtgctgaggaggaggatgtggTCTGGCCCTGCCAGGTACCTGAGGAGTCCTTTATCCAGGTCCCTCTACGTGAATATGATGGGcagccacagccagccagccccggGCGCCAGGGAGAACCACCAG TGGTATGTCTGCAACACAGAACAGTTGTCGGAATCCCTTCAGCCTATTTTTGTCCAGAGTTATCTTGACCAAGGAACACAGATCTTCTTAAACAACAGCATTGAGAAATCAGGCTGGCTGTTTATCCAGCTCTATCACTCTTTTGTGTCCTCAATTTTTAGCCTCTTTATGTCTAGAACGTCTATCAATGG gctgctgggaaggggCTCAATGTTTGTGTTTTCCCCAGAACAATTTCAAAGACTGcttaaaataaatccagaatGGAAATCCCACAGACTTCTCGATTTAGGGGCTGGGGATGGAGAAGTCACTAAAGTCATGAGTCCTCACTTTGAAGAAATCTATGCCACTGAATTGTCTGAAACTATGATATGGCAGCTTCAGAAGAAGAAGTACAG AGTGCTTGGTATAAATGAATGGCAAAACACAGGATTTCAGTATGATGTTATCAGCTGTTTGAATTTGCTGGATCGCTGTGATCAACCACTGACTGTATTAAAAGATATTAGAAGTGTACTGGAGCCAACTAGAGGCAGAGTCATTCTGGCATTAGTTCTGCCATTTCACCCATATGTGGAAAATG GTGGCACTGGATGTGTTGCATCGCAGGAAAAAGATCCCGTGCAAGAGCACGATTTAGTCAGAAACTTTCAACACAAAGTTGGAACAACTTCGTCTCGCAGAAACCACAGACTCATTTTGCTGGGCAACCCCAG TATCTTTTCATTCTGA
- the METTL9 gene encoding protein-L-histidine N-pros-methyltransferase isoform X3: MRLWLGWLCCYTLFLWVLRRRMWSGPARYLRSPLSRSLYVNMMGSHSQPAPGARENHQWYVCNTEQLSESLQPIFVQSYLDQGTQIFLNNSIEKSGWLFIQLYHSFVSSIFSLFMSRTSINGLLGRGSMFVFSPEQFQRLLKINPEWKSHRLLDLGAGDGEVTKVMSPHFEEIYATELSETMIWQLQKKKYRVLGINEWQNTGFQYDVISCLNLLDRCDQPLTVLKDIRSVLEPTRGRVILALVLPFHPYVENVGGKWEKPSEVLEIKGHTWEEQVNSLPEVFSKAGFAIEAFTRLPYLCEGDMYNDYYVLDDAVFVLKPV; encoded by the exons ATGAGACTGTGGctgggctggctgtgctgctaCACCCTGTTCCTGTGGgtgctgaggaggaggatgtggTCTGGCCCTGCCAGGTACCTGAGGAGTCCTTTATCCAGGTCCCTCTACGTGAATATGATGGGcagccacagccagccagccccggGCGCCAGGGAGAACCACCAG TGGTATGTCTGCAACACAGAACAGTTGTCGGAATCCCTTCAGCCTATTTTTGTCCAGAGTTATCTTGACCAAGGAACACAGATCTTCTTAAACAACAGCATTGAGAAATCAGGCTGGCTGTTTATCCAGCTCTATCACTCTTTTGTGTCCTCAATTTTTAGCCTCTTTATGTCTAGAACGTCTATCAATGG gctgctgggaaggggCTCAATGTTTGTGTTTTCCCCAGAACAATTTCAAAGACTGcttaaaataaatccagaatGGAAATCCCACAGACTTCTCGATTTAGGGGCTGGGGATGGAGAAGTCACTAAAGTCATGAGTCCTCACTTTGAAGAAATCTATGCCACTGAATTGTCTGAAACTATGATATGGCAGCTTCAGAAGAAGAAGTACAG AGTGCTTGGTATAAATGAATGGCAAAACACAGGATTTCAGTATGATGTTATCAGCTGTTTGAATTTGCTGGATCGCTGTGATCAACCACTGACTGTATTAAAAGATATTAGAAGTGTACTGGAGCCAACTAGAGGCAGAGTCATTCTGGCATTAGTTCTGCCATTTCACCCATATGTGGAAAATG tagGTGGCAAGTGGGAAAAGCCCTCAGAAGTTTTGGAAATCAAAGGGCACACTTGGGAAGAACAGGTGAATAGCCTGCCAGAAGTTTTCAgtaaagctggttttgccatagAGGCTTTCACCAGACTGCCATACCTATGTGAAGGTGATATGTATAATGACTACTATGTACTAGATGATGCTGTCTTCGTCCTCAAGCCAGTGTAA
- the METTL9 gene encoding protein-L-histidine N-pros-methyltransferase isoform X1 has translation MRLWLGWLCCYTLFLWVLRRRMWSGPARYLRSPLSRSLYVNMMGSHSQPAPGARENHQWYVCNTEQLSESLQPIFVQSYLDQGTQIFLNNSIEKSGWLFIQLYHSFVSSIFSLFMSRTSINGLLGRGSMFVFSPEQFQRLLKINPEWKSHRLLDLGAGDGEVTKVMSPHFEEIYATELSETMIWQLQKKKYRVLGINEWQNTGFQYDVISCLNLLDRCDQPLTVLKDIRSVLEPTRGRVILALVLPFHPYVENVQKQLLRPLLDKIQIYGSFIFKCTYIHYISRWQVGKALRSFGNQRAHLGRTGE, from the exons ATGAGACTGTGGctgggctggctgtgctgctaCACCCTGTTCCTGTGGgtgctgaggaggaggatgtggTCTGGCCCTGCCAGGTACCTGAGGAGTCCTTTATCCAGGTCCCTCTACGTGAATATGATGGGcagccacagccagccagccccggGCGCCAGGGAGAACCACCAG TGGTATGTCTGCAACACAGAACAGTTGTCGGAATCCCTTCAGCCTATTTTTGTCCAGAGTTATCTTGACCAAGGAACACAGATCTTCTTAAACAACAGCATTGAGAAATCAGGCTGGCTGTTTATCCAGCTCTATCACTCTTTTGTGTCCTCAATTTTTAGCCTCTTTATGTCTAGAACGTCTATCAATGG gctgctgggaaggggCTCAATGTTTGTGTTTTCCCCAGAACAATTTCAAAGACTGcttaaaataaatccagaatGGAAATCCCACAGACTTCTCGATTTAGGGGCTGGGGATGGAGAAGTCACTAAAGTCATGAGTCCTCACTTTGAAGAAATCTATGCCACTGAATTGTCTGAAACTATGATATGGCAGCTTCAGAAGAAGAAGTACAG AGTGCTTGGTATAAATGAATGGCAAAACACAGGATTTCAGTATGATGTTATCAGCTGTTTGAATTTGCTGGATCGCTGTGATCAACCACTGACTGTATTAAAAGATATTAGAAGTGTACTGGAGCCAACTAGAGGCAGAGTCATTCTGGCATTAGTTCTGCCATTTCACCCATATGTGGAAAATG TCCAGAAACAGTTGTTGAGACCTCTTCTtgacaaaatacaaatttatggaagcttcatttttaaatgtacataCATACACTATATAAG tagGTGGCAAGTGGGAAAAGCCCTCAGAAGTTTTGGAAATCAAAGGGCACACTTGGGAAGAACAGGTGAATAG